The following are encoded together in the Populus trichocarpa isolate Nisqually-1 chromosome 5, P.trichocarpa_v4.1, whole genome shotgun sequence genome:
- the LOC18099553 gene encoding probable WRKY transcription factor 7 isoform X2 encodes MAVELMMAYRNSGFLVTKMEENAVEEEASGLESVNKLIRLLSQQNQENLHQSSTPTSRTSMDVEMDCKAVADVAVPKFKKVVSLLPRNRTGHARFRRAPVSTPPVNQRQEQDYQVLEANQLYYATPIQQIPPPVHNQNHYPIVEPKNGEIERKDSATTINFSCSSAGNSFVSSLTGDTDSKQPSSSSSFHITNVSRVSSAGKPPLSTSSLKRKCSSENSDSSGKCASSGRCRCSKKRKMRLKRVVRVPAISLKMSDIPPDDYSWRKYGQKPIKGSPHPRGYYKCSSVRGCPARKHVERALDDPSMLVVTYEGEHSHTISVAETSNLILESS; translated from the exons ATGGCTGTGGAACTCATGATGGCTTACAGGAACAGTGGTTTTTTAGTAACTAAGATGGAAGAAAACGCCGTCGAAGAAGAGGCTTCAGGACTCGAGAGTGTTAACAAGCTAATTAGATTATTATCCCAACAGAATCAAGAAAATCTTCATCAGTCATCAACTCCAACCTCGAGAACTTCCATGGATGTGGAAATGGATTGCAAGGCTGTTGCAGATGTTGCCGTTCCTAAATTCAAGAAAGTCGTTTCTCTTCTGCCTCGTAACAGAACTGGCCATGCGCGCTTTAGAAGAGCCCCTGTGTCTACTCCTCCAGTTAACCAAAGACAAGAACAAGATTATCAAGTTCTTGAAGCTAATCAGCTTTATTATGCCACACCAATCCAGCAGATTCCACCTCCAGTTCATAACCAAAATCATTATCCTATTGTAGAGCCAAAGAACGGGGAGATTGAGAGGAAAGATTCGGCAACTACTATAAACTTCTCTTGTTCTTCAGCTGGGAACTCTTTTGTGTCTTCATTGACTGGTGATACTGATAGCAAACAGCCATCGTCTTCATCATCTTTTCATATCACAAATGTTTCTCGGGTTTCTTCAGCGGGGAAGCCACCTTTATCTACTTCTTCTTTGAAAAGAAAGTGTAGCTCTGAAAATTCGGATTCTTCTGGCAAGTGTGCCTCTTCTGGTCGTTGCCGTTGCTCCAAGAAAAG aaagatgagattgaaaagagTGGTGAGGGTTCCAGCAATCAGCTTGAAGATGTCTGATATTCCACCTGATGACTACTCATGGAGAAAGTATGGTCAAAAGCCCATTAAAGGATCTCCACATCCAAG AGGTTACTACAAGTGCAGTAGTGTGAGAGGATGTCCAGCTCGCAAGCATGTGGAGAGAGCTTTAGATGATCCATCAATGCTTGTAGTTACCTATGAAGGAGAGCACAGCCACACTATCTCTGTTGCGGAGACATCCAATCTCATCCTAGAATCCTCTTAA
- the LOC18099553 gene encoding probable WRKY transcription factor 7 isoform X1: MAVELMMAYRNSGFLVTKMEENAVEEEASGLESVNKLIRLLSQQNQENLHQSSTPTSRTSMDVEMDCKAVADVAVPKFKKVVSLLPRNRTGHARFRRAPVSTPPVNQRQEQDYQVLEANQLYYATPIQQIPPPVHNQNHYPIVEPKNGEIERKDSATTINFSCSSAGNSFVSSLTGDTDSKQPSSSSSFHITNVSRVSSAGKPPLSTSSLKRKCSSENSDSSGKCASSGRCRCSKKSRKMRLKRVVRVPAISLKMSDIPPDDYSWRKYGQKPIKGSPHPRGYYKCSSVRGCPARKHVERALDDPSMLVVTYEGEHSHTISVAETSNLILESS, encoded by the exons ATGGCTGTGGAACTCATGATGGCTTACAGGAACAGTGGTTTTTTAGTAACTAAGATGGAAGAAAACGCCGTCGAAGAAGAGGCTTCAGGACTCGAGAGTGTTAACAAGCTAATTAGATTATTATCCCAACAGAATCAAGAAAATCTTCATCAGTCATCAACTCCAACCTCGAGAACTTCCATGGATGTGGAAATGGATTGCAAGGCTGTTGCAGATGTTGCCGTTCCTAAATTCAAGAAAGTCGTTTCTCTTCTGCCTCGTAACAGAACTGGCCATGCGCGCTTTAGAAGAGCCCCTGTGTCTACTCCTCCAGTTAACCAAAGACAAGAACAAGATTATCAAGTTCTTGAAGCTAATCAGCTTTATTATGCCACACCAATCCAGCAGATTCCACCTCCAGTTCATAACCAAAATCATTATCCTATTGTAGAGCCAAAGAACGGGGAGATTGAGAGGAAAGATTCGGCAACTACTATAAACTTCTCTTGTTCTTCAGCTGGGAACTCTTTTGTGTCTTCATTGACTGGTGATACTGATAGCAAACAGCCATCGTCTTCATCATCTTTTCATATCACAAATGTTTCTCGGGTTTCTTCAGCGGGGAAGCCACCTTTATCTACTTCTTCTTTGAAAAGAAAGTGTAGCTCTGAAAATTCGGATTCTTCTGGCAAGTGTGCCTCTTCTGGTCGTTGCCGTTGCTCCAAGAAAAG CagaaagatgagattgaaaagagTGGTGAGGGTTCCAGCAATCAGCTTGAAGATGTCTGATATTCCACCTGATGACTACTCATGGAGAAAGTATGGTCAAAAGCCCATTAAAGGATCTCCACATCCAAG AGGTTACTACAAGTGCAGTAGTGTGAGAGGATGTCCAGCTCGCAAGCATGTGGAGAGAGCTTTAGATGATCCATCAATGCTTGTAGTTACCTATGAAGGAGAGCACAGCCACACTATCTCTGTTGCGGAGACATCCAATCTCATCCTAGAATCCTCTTAA